TGCGCTTCCCAGGGGACAGATCGATGTCGTCCCCGCCAAACCGATCGACGATCGCACGCGTCCGTCGTCGAACGACGGGCCGGACGACCTCCGGAACCGATCGAAGGTGTACCGTCCCCGTCAATCGCTTGTTCTCGACGCGGCAGTTCGGGATCGTCCCGACGGTCCGCTCCAGGAGCGAACAGAGCCGCGCGATTCTGGGGGCCCGATTCCGGGCGACCGGATGGACGGCGACCGATCCGTCGCGTTCGAGTTCGAGCCCGTGATTCCCCGCGTAGACGTCCGGCCCGTCGACGCGTTCCCGGACGTCCGCGAGTGCGCGACCGCTCACGACGGCCGTCGTCACGCGTGAATCCGCCGTGAGCCTCGCCACCACAGCCTCGTTCGCGGGCGTCGCGGCGGCCTCCTCGGGATCCTCGACGATCGGCGCGAGCGTCCCGTCGAAGTCCAGACAGAGGACCAGTCGCGAGGCGTCCCGGGCGGCCCGGCGCACTCGATCGGCGCCCTCGTCGAACGGAATCGGCGGCGTCTGGGTCGCCATTCGTCAGACCGGGGGCGTCCGCCCACGTGAATTCCGATCTCGATCCGAACCGGGGCCGCTGCCGTTCGTTCCGCCGTGGACGCGCCTGATCCAGTCGAACTGCGTTCGCATCCACGACTCGATGTCGTCGTCGAACACTCGCGCGCGAAGCGTATTCATTCGCCGCTGTCGTTCGTGCGACGGCATCGTGAGCGCGCGCTCGAGCTGATCCGCGAACTGGGCCGTATCGGTCGGGTCGATCGACAGCGCGTGGCTCCCGAGGCGATCGTGGGCCCCGGTTCGATCGCTCAGCACCAGGCAACTGTCGGCGTCGACGCTCGCCGCCACGAACTCCTGTGCGACCAGATTCATCCCGTCGAGCAGGGGGCTCACGACCATCACGTCCGCGTGCCGGTAATACGCCGCGAGCGTCTCGGTGTCCAGGTATTCCTCGGTGTAGACGATCGGCTGCCACTCGTCGCGTTCGAACCGTCGATTGATCCGTTCGACCTCGCTTTTGACCAGCTCGCCGTGGCGTTCGTAGGTCTCGATCTCCGTTCGGGACGGCGTCGCCTTCTGGACGAACGTGAACTCGCCCCGCCAGGACGGATTGCGTTCGAAGAACCGCTCGATCGCCGCCAGCCGTTCCGGGATCCCTTTCGTGTAATCGAGCCGATCGACCCCGAGGCCGAGGGCGGTGCCACGGGGAATGTCGAGTGACTCGAGCAGGGTCGATCGATCGATATCAGATGCGAGAGCGTCATCGGCGAGGGACTGGGCATCCACACCCATCGGCGTCGCCACGACCTGCGTCGTCCTGCCGTCGTGGTCGACGGATCGAGTCCTCCAGTCGACGGTGGCCCCAGGGAGGTATCGATCGACGCTCTCGAGAAAGTTATCGACGTACCGATCGATGTGAAACCCGAGCAGATCGTTCCCGAGCAAGCCCTCGAGCAGCCGTCCCCCGGCCGGACAGTACCGGAACGTTTCCGCTGACGGCCACGGAACGTGCCAGAACTGGGCGACGGTCGCCGACGGCGGGACGCCCGCCCGGATCATGCGTGGCGCGAGCGCGAAGTGATAGTCCTGGAGCCAGATCACCGCGTCTTCCGTCGCGTGCTCGATCGTCGCCTCTGCAAACCGCTCGTTGACGGTCCGGTACCACTCGAAGTCGTTCGATCGATTCTCGACCAGATCGAGGAACTCGTGACACAGCGGCCAGAGCACGCGGTTACTGAACCCGCGGTAGTAGGAGTCGACCG
This genomic stretch from Halosolutus amylolyticus harbors:
- the otsB gene encoding trehalose-phosphatase; translation: MATQTPPIPFDEGADRVRRAARDASRLVLCLDFDGTLAPIVEDPEEAAATPANEAVVARLTADSRVTTAVVSGRALADVRERVDGPDVYAGNHGLELERDGSVAVHPVARNRAPRIARLCSLLERTVGTIPNCRVENKRLTGTVHLRSVPEVVRPVVRRRTRAIVDRFGGDDIDLSPGKRILEIGPAIPWGKGNAVELIEADVPGETVSVYVGDDVTDESAFQAVESDGFGIRVGGDEPSAASLRVGSPDGVASTLEWFESIGLELLDR
- a CDS encoding alpha,alpha-trehalose-phosphate synthase (UDP-forming), which codes for MRVPEEYVSSTTVYNRQLRSDGNGRTRETEADGSSCPGTLIVVSNRQPYRHSYDSDAEEAGSVTGGDVPNAETDDSDAGTDDTDGSSADFPSRTANSRSNTGAVPRPNGAVERETGERSISVDEPTGGLTAGLDPVVQQTDGTWIAWGDGDADFAVADEQHCVAVPPGEEAYTLRRIQLSDEAVDSYYRGFSNRVLWPLCHEFLDLVENRSNDFEWYRTVNERFAEATIEHATEDAVIWLQDYHFALAPRMIRAGVPPSATVAQFWHVPWPSAETFRYCPAGGRLLEGLLGNDLLGFHIDRYVDNFLESVDRYLPGATVDWRTRSVDHDGRTTQVVATPMGVDAQSLADDALASDIDRSTLLESLDIPRGTALGLGVDRLDYTKGIPERLAAIERFFERNPSWRGEFTFVQKATPSRTEIETYERHGELVKSEVERINRRFERDEWQPIVYTEEYLDTETLAAYYRHADVMVVSPLLDGMNLVAQEFVAASVDADSCLVLSDRTGAHDRLGSHALSIDPTDTAQFADQLERALTMPSHERQRRMNTLRARVFDDDIESWMRTQFDWIRRVHGGTNGSGPGSDRDRNSRGRTPPV